The proteins below are encoded in one region of Planctopirus limnophila DSM 3776:
- a CDS encoding ABC transporter ATP-binding protein, producing the protein MIEVQQVTKIHVRGQTQVYALREVTCQIPAGAFSFILGPSGSGKSTLLYLIGCLDEPTTGEIFVNGQSLKKMTATEKDAYRRNDVGFIFQSFNLLANLNAVDNVLVPYLARGASTQQRQEAIELLERVGLKDRLDHRPSQLSGGEQQRVAIARALLKKPKLILADEPTGELDSVNSQQILALLRNCSQELKTTVVVVTHEQEYVHEDDFIVRIRDGKLGTPAGTLS; encoded by the coding sequence ATGATCGAAGTCCAGCAGGTCACCAAGATTCATGTTCGAGGACAAACGCAGGTTTACGCACTTCGCGAAGTGACCTGCCAGATTCCCGCCGGTGCATTCAGTTTTATTCTGGGACCTTCTGGCAGCGGAAAGAGCACATTGCTGTACCTTATCGGTTGCCTGGATGAACCGACGACGGGAGAAATCTTCGTCAATGGGCAGTCGCTGAAAAAAATGACTGCCACCGAAAAAGACGCCTACCGACGAAATGACGTCGGTTTTATCTTTCAAAGCTTCAATCTGCTGGCCAATCTCAATGCGGTGGATAACGTTCTTGTCCCTTACTTAGCCCGCGGTGCCTCGACCCAGCAGCGTCAGGAAGCCATCGAATTGCTGGAAAGAGTTGGTTTGAAGGATCGACTTGATCATCGCCCCAGTCAACTTTCCGGCGGCGAGCAGCAACGTGTCGCTATCGCCCGGGCTTTACTCAAAAAACCAAAACTGATTCTGGCCGACGAACCCACTGGCGAACTTGATTCGGTGAACAGTCAGCAGATTCTGGCATTACTGCGCAATTGCAGCCAGGAGTTGAAAACCACCGTGGTTGTCGTCACGCACGAGCAGGAATACGTCCACGAGGATGATTTCATTGTCCGCATTCGGGATGGAAAACTGGGGACACCCGCAGGGACTTTGTCATGA
- a CDS encoding ATP-binding response regulator, protein MTTLLVIDDSPIDRRLAGKLLAGRSDWTVLYAADGEEGLQKVRHFHPQLVLTDMQMPDKTGLDVVTEVRKEFPQIPVILMTAQGSEELAVKALQQGAASYVPKRLLAQELTGVVTRVLAATDEDRSRVALFSRLTEQIEQFVLPNDLPLIMSLSHHLQRSLANIWECDTTERVRIGTALEEALLNAYYHGNLEVSSTLKEQDHNAFHEMSEMRRKESPWRDRVIRISSRIQPTMAQFVIHDEGPGFNPAGLPDPTNPEYLERPSGRGVLLMRAFMDEVTYSKKGNEVTLTKHRYPRETPPV, encoded by the coding sequence ATGACCACGCTCCTCGTGATCGATGATTCTCCAATTGATCGGCGACTGGCTGGTAAGCTTCTGGCCGGGAGATCGGACTGGACTGTCCTGTATGCTGCCGATGGTGAAGAAGGTCTCCAGAAGGTGAGACACTTTCATCCGCAACTGGTTTTGACCGACATGCAAATGCCCGACAAAACCGGGCTCGACGTCGTGACCGAGGTTCGCAAAGAATTCCCGCAGATTCCTGTCATCCTGATGACCGCCCAGGGAAGCGAGGAACTGGCTGTCAAAGCTCTTCAGCAAGGGGCAGCCAGCTACGTTCCGAAAAGGCTCCTCGCTCAGGAACTGACAGGTGTCGTCACCCGTGTGCTCGCTGCCACAGACGAAGATCGGTCACGAGTCGCGCTGTTCAGCAGACTCACCGAGCAAATCGAGCAGTTCGTACTGCCGAACGACCTACCTCTCATCATGTCCCTTTCTCATCACCTCCAGAGATCGCTGGCCAATATCTGGGAATGTGATACCACCGAGCGTGTACGGATTGGCACAGCCCTTGAAGAAGCCCTGCTCAACGCCTATTACCATGGAAATCTGGAAGTCAGTTCAACTCTCAAAGAGCAGGATCACAATGCCTTCCATGAAATGTCCGAGATGCGTCGCAAAGAATCCCCCTGGCGCGATCGAGTCATCCGCATCTCATCGAGAATTCAGCCGACCATGGCACAATTCGTGATTCATGATGAAGGCCCGGGCTTTAACCCTGCGGGACTTCCCGATCCCACAAATCCCGAGTACCTCGAAAGGCCCAGCGGTCGCGGGGTGCTCCTTATGCGTGCCTTTATGGATGAAGTGACTTACAGCAAAAAGGGGAACGAAGTCACTCTCACCAAACATCGTTACCCCCGGGAAACGCCACCGGTTTAG
- the hisI gene encoding phosphoribosyl-AMP cyclohydrolase — MGSTGNPNGPDFEKHPLIPVIAQDHATGDVLMLAYMNAEAYQETLSTGRVVYFSRSRSKLWRKGEESGNVQLLKALYFDCDSDTLLVKVEQIGGAACHEGYRSCFFRQIQPETGAVTVIGERVFDPKVVYHK; from the coding sequence ATGGGGAGCACCGGTAATCCAAATGGCCCGGATTTTGAAAAACATCCGCTCATTCCTGTCATCGCTCAGGATCACGCCACGGGCGATGTCCTGATGCTGGCTTACATGAATGCCGAGGCCTATCAGGAAACTTTATCCACAGGCAGAGTCGTCTACTTCAGCCGGAGTCGCTCCAAGCTCTGGCGCAAAGGCGAAGAGAGCGGCAACGTGCAGCTTCTCAAAGCGTTGTACTTCGACTGTGACTCCGACACTCTGCTGGTAAAAGTCGAACAGATTGGTGGGGCGGCTTGCCACGAAGGTTACCGCAGTTGTTTCTTCCGCCAGATTCAGCCTGAGACCGGTGCTGTCACCGTCATCGGCGAACGTGTTTTTGACCCGAAAGTTGTCTATCACAAGTAA
- the hisG gene encoding ATP phosphoribosyltransferase — translation MSQVIKLGIPAGSLQEATAELFRKAGYTIKFSSRSYFPEIDDPEIECMLIRAQEMARYVEQGILDAGMTGHDWVLETQANVHEICELVFSKVSRRPVRWVLCVPNDSEIKTVQDLQGKRIATEAVGLTKAYLARHNVTADVEFSWGATEVKPPRLADAIVEVTETGSSLRANNLRILDEVLQSTTRFIANKVAFANEWKRGKLENIALMLQSCLAAEGKVGLMMNVRRGDLPTVLGQLPALQKPTISSLSDPDWVAVNTIVDESYVRIVIPRLKQAGARGLVEYPINKIID, via the coding sequence ATGTCACAAGTCATCAAGTTAGGGATTCCCGCAGGCAGCCTTCAGGAAGCGACAGCCGAACTGTTCCGGAAGGCAGGTTATACCATCAAGTTTTCGTCGAGATCGTACTTCCCTGAAATTGATGACCCTGAAATTGAGTGCATGCTCATTCGTGCTCAGGAGATGGCGCGCTATGTCGAACAGGGCATTCTCGATGCGGGTATGACCGGTCACGACTGGGTCCTTGAAACTCAGGCCAACGTTCATGAAATCTGTGAACTCGTTTTCTCGAAGGTCAGCCGCCGACCTGTCCGCTGGGTTCTCTGTGTGCCCAACGATTCTGAAATCAAGACGGTGCAGGATCTTCAAGGGAAACGCATCGCGACGGAAGCCGTCGGCTTAACGAAAGCCTACCTGGCACGACATAATGTCACTGCTGATGTTGAGTTTTCGTGGGGAGCGACGGAAGTCAAACCGCCGCGACTGGCTGATGCGATTGTCGAAGTGACCGAGACCGGCAGTTCGCTCAGGGCCAATAATCTGCGGATTCTGGATGAAGTCCTCCAGAGTACGACCCGGTTTATCGCCAACAAAGTGGCTTTTGCCAACGAGTGGAAGCGTGGCAAGCTCGAAAACATCGCACTCATGCTGCAATCCTGTCTCGCTGCAGAGGGGAAGGTCGGCCTGATGATGAATGTCCGCCGGGGAGATCTGCCGACAGTCCTCGGGCAACTTCCCGCTCTGCAAAAGCCCACCATCTCATCGCTTTCTGATCCTGATTGGGTCGCCGTGAATACGATTGTCGATGAATCGTATGTCCGGATTGTCATTCCCAGGCTGAAACAGGCCGGGGCTCGCGGGCTTGTCGAATATCCCATCAATAAAATCATCGACTAG
- a CDS encoding amino acid kinase family protein, producing MLVVIKVGGSLYDYESLREVLASIRSWFQPGKAYSDGSPLLIPGGGATADVIRDWQKQHHVEEEAAHWLACESLELNARLIQSLLPESLLVDHLEHSLEAWKRGLFPVLRTSRALQLAESSSQDGQQPEPLPHHWDVTSDSIAAWFACRWQARHLLLCKSIPVPDKMPVLEASRTGIVDPYFPGLAGHIPQIDWCYARQLPCNSIPWLKQGSPIS from the coding sequence ATGCTGGTGGTCATTAAGGTCGGTGGCAGCCTTTATGATTATGAAAGTCTGCGGGAAGTGCTGGCTTCGATTCGCAGCTGGTTTCAACCGGGGAAAGCTTATTCAGATGGCAGCCCACTGCTGATTCCTGGAGGCGGTGCGACCGCTGATGTGATCCGTGACTGGCAGAAACAACATCACGTGGAGGAGGAAGCGGCTCACTGGCTGGCTTGTGAGTCTCTCGAATTGAATGCCCGCCTGATCCAATCCCTGCTGCCTGAATCTCTTCTGGTGGATCATCTCGAACACTCACTGGAGGCCTGGAAAAGGGGGCTTTTCCCTGTACTGCGAACCAGCAGAGCTCTGCAGCTCGCAGAGAGTTCGTCACAGGATGGCCAACAACCGGAACCCCTTCCTCATCATTGGGATGTGACCAGCGACTCGATTGCCGCCTGGTTTGCCTGCCGCTGGCAAGCCCGACATCTTCTCCTCTGCAAATCGATTCCTGTGCCAGACAAGATGCCAGTTCTCGAAGCCTCTCGAACAGGCATTGTCGATCCTTATTTTCCCGGACTGGCGGGACACATCCCGCAAATCGACTGGTGCTATGCCCGCCAACTCCCTTGTAACAGCATACCTTGGCTGAAACAGGGTTCCCCGATCTCATGA
- a CDS encoding Hsp70 family protein, producing the protein MAGHHAVGIDLGTTYSTIAYLNEHGEPVTIPNVDGEMTTPSVVLFEKSKVIVGTEALRNSIRAPQRVISAAKRYMGDPTKTWEIDGRQITPVDVSAYILESLLKQARQVIGEIEHAVITVPAQFTDLSRSRTAEAGLKAGLKQVDIINEPVAAALCYVIGSEGMWFTELAEDQRILVVDLGGGTYDLSLVSYRKNEVRVIASSGDLNLGGLDFNQVLLNGLARQFQKEFGLDPRNDRESLQALALEVEQTKRSLSVRPKAALNVAHKGYRKTYLVEQGQFEKLSAKLLERIESITQGLLRDNKLGWAHVDVVLATGGASRMPMVQQLLKKMAGYKTLNSTLSPDLSIAHGATYFAGMLMSDQDFARSVLNSQAISKLSKFKQIDVNSRSLGILVRNETSGQREPNWLIPANTPLPASCTQTYGTVIANQSKVTLRLVESGNAVDRDFVPVGECEISSLPPGLPEGSVIDVKLEYGADARVKVSAKVRKTGHSAHTEVIRQESIKKTALPGERAAQEEEIILLEDADVSEIQEPKAQARVVNSTPQSGTSVKTQKSSLADDDPFWKLINEDQ; encoded by the coding sequence ATGGCTGGACACCACGCCGTCGGCATCGACCTGGGAACAACTTATTCAACCATTGCGTATCTCAATGAACATGGTGAACCCGTCACCATTCCCAATGTTGATGGAGAGATGACCACCCCTTCGGTCGTGCTGTTTGAAAAGAGCAAGGTGATTGTCGGGACAGAAGCTCTTCGCAATTCGATCCGTGCCCCGCAGCGAGTGATTTCGGCTGCCAAAAGATACATGGGCGACCCGACCAAAACCTGGGAGATTGATGGTCGACAAATCACCCCCGTCGATGTCTCCGCCTATATTCTTGAATCGCTGCTGAAGCAGGCTCGCCAGGTGATTGGCGAAATTGAACACGCCGTAATTACAGTTCCCGCCCAGTTCACAGATCTTTCACGTTCGCGAACTGCTGAAGCCGGCCTCAAGGCGGGACTGAAACAGGTTGATATCATCAACGAGCCTGTGGCTGCCGCATTATGTTATGTGATTGGCAGCGAAGGGATGTGGTTTACCGAGCTTGCTGAAGACCAGCGGATTTTAGTCGTCGATCTGGGGGGCGGCACTTACGATCTTTCGCTGGTCTCTTATCGCAAGAACGAAGTCCGCGTTATCGCTTCATCGGGCGATCTCAATCTCGGTGGTCTTGATTTTAACCAGGTGCTGCTCAATGGTCTGGCCCGTCAGTTTCAGAAGGAATTTGGACTCGATCCACGCAATGACCGCGAAAGCCTGCAGGCCTTGGCACTCGAAGTTGAACAGACCAAACGCAGTCTTTCCGTACGCCCCAAGGCTGCCCTGAACGTGGCCCATAAAGGTTATCGCAAGACTTATCTTGTCGAGCAGGGACAATTCGAAAAACTCTCTGCCAAGCTGCTGGAGCGGATCGAATCGATCACCCAAGGGTTACTGCGCGACAATAAACTGGGATGGGCTCACGTCGATGTGGTGCTGGCCACTGGAGGTGCGTCGCGTATGCCCATGGTTCAGCAACTGCTGAAGAAAATGGCGGGCTACAAGACTCTGAATTCGACACTTTCTCCCGATCTGTCGATTGCCCACGGTGCGACCTACTTTGCGGGCATGCTGATGTCCGATCAGGATTTTGCCCGCTCGGTTCTGAATTCTCAGGCCATTTCCAAACTTTCCAAATTCAAACAGATTGATGTCAACTCAAGATCTCTCGGGATCCTCGTGCGTAATGAAACCTCGGGTCAGCGTGAGCCCAACTGGCTCATTCCCGCCAATACCCCACTCCCGGCCAGTTGCACTCAAACTTATGGAACTGTGATTGCCAATCAGAGCAAAGTCACCCTGCGGCTTGTCGAAAGCGGCAATGCCGTCGATCGCGATTTTGTCCCCGTGGGTGAATGCGAGATCAGTTCGCTCCCACCCGGTCTTCCAGAAGGTTCAGTAATCGATGTCAAGCTGGAATACGGAGCCGATGCCCGCGTGAAGGTCTCTGCCAAAGTCCGCAAGACGGGTCATTCAGCCCATACCGAAGTCATCCGTCAGGAAAGCATCAAAAAAACAGCACTTCCCGGCGAGCGGGCCGCTCAGGAAGAAGAAATCATTCTTCTGGAAGACGCTGATGTTTCCGAGATCCAGGAGCCTAAGGCACAAGCCAGAGTGGTGAATTCCACCCCTCAGTCAGGGACATCAGTGAAAACCCAGAAATCCTCTCTGGCCGATGACGACCCCTTCTGGAAACTTATCAACGAAGATCAGTAA
- a CDS encoding carbohydrate kinase family protein: MSASESSVVNQVEIVGTGLVVADYRMIVPDYPQEDTKISGQALPRQVGGPVPTGLTMLRRLGHSCRMIGSWGEDDAGAFISQQLTSEGIDLQYALVGAERETGLAHIWINEQTGRRTVVSHRPRQHLEPADFQRPMFVGAKCLYLDGWPVNSSIAAAKLARECGLRVFLDAGSYRPGLEDLLPYVDVLNASRRMIQEFLRTDSLEDAAARLQALGPRWVITTFGEAGAVLHTRSHVVEQEAFHVVTRDTNGAGDVFCGSFVHGWLENWPADYTLRFACAAGAIKCSHHGNRDALPTLGAIFRMAGPIPLDEDEH; encoded by the coding sequence ATGTCGGCATCGGAAAGCAGCGTGGTCAATCAGGTCGAAATCGTAGGAACAGGCCTCGTTGTGGCCGACTACCGCATGATTGTCCCTGACTATCCTCAGGAAGATACGAAAATCTCGGGGCAGGCTTTACCCCGTCAGGTGGGCGGGCCTGTTCCCACAGGCCTTACGATGCTCAGGCGCCTGGGGCATTCCTGCCGCATGATTGGTAGTTGGGGTGAAGATGATGCCGGCGCATTCATTTCCCAGCAGCTGACATCGGAAGGGATCGATCTACAGTACGCTCTGGTGGGAGCAGAACGCGAGACGGGTTTAGCCCACATCTGGATCAATGAGCAGACTGGCCGACGGACAGTGGTCAGTCACCGCCCCAGGCAACATCTCGAACCAGCAGACTTTCAGCGTCCAATGTTTGTAGGAGCCAAGTGTCTGTATCTCGACGGCTGGCCTGTGAATTCCTCGATTGCTGCCGCCAAACTTGCCAGAGAATGTGGATTACGAGTCTTTCTGGATGCGGGAAGTTATCGCCCTGGGCTGGAGGATCTGCTGCCCTATGTTGATGTGCTTAATGCTTCCCGACGAATGATCCAGGAGTTTTTGCGAACGGATTCGCTGGAAGATGCCGCTGCGCGATTACAGGCTCTGGGGCCACGCTGGGTCATCACCACCTTTGGGGAAGCGGGGGCGGTCTTACATACCCGCAGCCATGTTGTCGAGCAGGAAGCGTTCCACGTTGTGACGCGGGATACCAATGGTGCGGGGGATGTCTTCTGTGGCAGCTTTGTGCATGGCTGGCTTGAAAACTGGCCTGCCGACTACACACTTCGTTTTGCCTGCGCTGCTGGAGCGATCAAATGCAGCCACCACGGAAATCGCGATGCCCTCCCCACTCTGGGAGCGATTTTTCGCATGGCCGGGCCCATCCCTCTCGATGAAGACGAACATTGA
- a CDS encoding FAD:protein FMN transferase → MGMGWKVHVWYRDDVAFDRLALKQQLQAELERLESIFSLYQSQSEISRWNHHRATDWQVVSPDFARLVQEALRQARQSDGAFDPTVAGVMEARKFRSIWPTSRSKNPQPRQQNSEVIPIIDWQAVEVTTEPPQVRKNHPKIQLDLNALVEGLALEKMRGCCQRAGVLACLLSLGGEYLIDCERLFSQTQNQAGVKIFVESPVDATKSLAVVRSLKGCVSTSGTYRQTWPDIKSPDQVSHLIEPQTGQPLKASASLVSVYHENPILADGWATSLMVAGREKGLRLADEYQLAALFYSAEEDEPLIISKAGKGIFEPWETALVSANPFQACPSDDGRTSRENSSPVVSGWSWSWKIILCIAGVIALIRFARFAAGRVDG, encoded by the coding sequence ATGGGGATGGGGTGGAAGGTTCACGTCTGGTATCGGGATGACGTCGCCTTCGATCGACTGGCTCTGAAGCAGCAGTTACAGGCGGAACTGGAGAGGCTGGAATCCATCTTTTCGCTGTATCAGAGCCAATCAGAGATCAGTCGGTGGAATCACCATAGGGCGACCGATTGGCAGGTTGTCTCGCCTGATTTTGCACGACTCGTGCAGGAAGCGTTGCGGCAGGCCAGACAAAGCGACGGAGCCTTTGACCCAACGGTTGCCGGCGTCATGGAAGCCCGAAAGTTTCGCTCGATCTGGCCCACTTCCCGTTCGAAGAATCCTCAGCCTCGTCAACAGAATTCAGAGGTCATTCCCATTATTGATTGGCAGGCTGTGGAGGTGACGACTGAACCACCACAAGTTCGAAAAAATCATCCAAAGATCCAGCTCGATTTGAATGCTCTGGTCGAAGGTCTGGCGCTGGAGAAGATGAGAGGCTGTTGTCAGAGAGCAGGCGTGTTGGCTTGCCTGCTCTCCTTAGGTGGAGAGTATTTGATCGATTGCGAGCGATTATTCTCGCAGACCCAAAATCAGGCCGGAGTTAAGATCTTTGTCGAATCGCCCGTTGATGCGACAAAAAGCCTGGCCGTTGTTCGTTCTCTCAAGGGCTGTGTGAGCACATCGGGGACATATCGACAAACATGGCCCGATATCAAATCACCTGATCAGGTTTCTCATCTGATTGAACCACAGACTGGGCAGCCACTGAAAGCCTCAGCCTCGCTGGTGAGTGTCTATCATGAAAACCCGATTCTGGCAGATGGCTGGGCGACATCACTCATGGTCGCTGGTCGAGAAAAAGGGCTCAGGCTGGCGGATGAATATCAATTGGCGGCTTTGTTCTATTCAGCCGAAGAGGATGAGCCTCTGATCATCAGCAAGGCAGGGAAGGGAATCTTCGAGCCATGGGAAACTGCTCTGGTATCTGCAAATCCATTCCAAGCTTGCCCCTCGGACGACGGTCGAACTTCCAGAGAGAATTCAAGTCCCGTTGTGAGTGGATGGTCGTGGAGTTGGAAAATCATCCTGTGCATCGCAGGAGTTATCGCCCTGATCAGGTTCGCGCGTTTCGCTGCCGGACGTGTGGATGGATGA
- a CDS encoding FMN-binding protein: MSGVRHDLLPIVDREALSKPMRGPGRFFWNTVIHTGRVLLLVLLILMIRWQAEQIKSRAQAKDLTARYLPVVQKFWPEAQRLVPRGKAEEISDGGLPGSNSPKFDQLVDFVVLGAQSEPVGFVTQTTPASDRYLGFSGPTNVLVGWDVEGKVAWAEIADSRDTRDHVELIVRDGKFLAQWNGKGFQTVSEDIVDQSAMRHVAGATLTCLAILQGLEARLNSQQVVAARPADSTRFPLAVTIEDVQRLFPKASRFEPHAETSLLLDVFAADGQTLGQIFRTVPAADQLIGYQGPTEVLVSLLPDGHLGQLLVGRSFDNEPYVGYVRDDAWFAELVKGKTVKGLAETTFEEWGVEGVSGATMTSQTIARGLLAAAIELSKEMEAQQKQPSIDSKNQATGIFGLIKTINWSSPRLWQQTLTGLVVLLACLVGLTHLRGNLWVRRGLQLLVLGYLGVMNGELLSLAMFSGWAQSGIPWNSAGGLIAMSMAAVALPLVARTNVYCSHLCPHGVLQQWMAGHRHWRPKLPARVVTVLKLVIPALLLVALCGSMGVLSISLVDLEPFDAYSWRAAGWITTVLAIGSLVISWFIPMGYCRFGCPTGSLLEYLRRNARSGQIQPGDFLAMACLIIAGGLMLWDVVGP, from the coding sequence ATGAGTGGCGTTCGCCACGACCTGCTGCCGATTGTCGACCGGGAAGCTCTTTCAAAACCAATGAGAGGGCCCGGTCGATTCTTTTGGAATACAGTCATCCATACAGGCCGGGTTCTGCTGCTGGTGCTGCTGATCCTCATGATTCGCTGGCAGGCTGAGCAGATCAAATCTCGGGCGCAAGCGAAGGACCTTACCGCACGATATCTGCCAGTAGTGCAGAAGTTCTGGCCGGAAGCACAGAGGTTGGTACCGCGGGGAAAGGCCGAAGAGATTTCGGACGGTGGATTGCCCGGCAGCAATTCCCCGAAGTTCGACCAGCTTGTCGATTTTGTCGTGCTGGGTGCACAATCTGAGCCTGTGGGATTCGTCACACAGACCACACCGGCCAGTGATCGTTATCTGGGGTTTTCCGGGCCAACCAACGTATTGGTGGGCTGGGATGTCGAAGGCAAGGTGGCGTGGGCTGAGATCGCAGACAGTCGAGATACTCGTGACCATGTTGAGCTGATTGTCAGGGATGGAAAATTCCTGGCCCAGTGGAATGGGAAGGGCTTTCAGACAGTCAGTGAAGACATCGTTGATCAATCAGCCATGCGGCATGTGGCTGGGGCAACTCTAACATGTCTGGCCATCCTCCAGGGGTTGGAAGCTCGACTGAATTCACAACAGGTGGTGGCTGCCAGACCGGCGGATTCGACGCGCTTTCCTTTGGCTGTGACAATTGAGGATGTGCAGAGGCTCTTTCCAAAAGCTTCACGATTTGAACCTCATGCCGAGACATCTTTGCTTCTGGATGTCTTTGCTGCCGATGGCCAAACGTTAGGCCAGATTTTTCGCACTGTACCAGCAGCCGATCAATTGATTGGTTATCAGGGGCCGACGGAAGTGCTGGTCAGTCTGCTCCCTGATGGACATCTGGGCCAACTGCTGGTCGGTCGCAGTTTTGATAACGAGCCCTATGTGGGATATGTTCGCGACGACGCCTGGTTTGCCGAACTCGTTAAGGGCAAGACGGTGAAGGGACTTGCCGAGACGACTTTTGAAGAGTGGGGTGTCGAAGGAGTCTCTGGTGCCACAATGACCAGCCAGACGATTGCCCGGGGGTTGCTGGCTGCTGCGATCGAATTATCAAAAGAGATGGAAGCTCAGCAGAAACAGCCGTCGATTGACTCGAAAAATCAGGCGACGGGCATCTTTGGCTTGATCAAAACCATCAACTGGTCGTCGCCGCGACTCTGGCAACAAACGTTGACGGGACTTGTTGTCCTTCTGGCTTGTCTGGTGGGGTTAACCCATCTGCGGGGAAACCTATGGGTCCGACGGGGATTGCAGCTTTTGGTACTGGGATATCTGGGAGTGATGAACGGCGAACTCCTGTCGTTAGCCATGTTCAGCGGTTGGGCTCAGAGTGGGATCCCGTGGAATAGTGCGGGAGGATTGATTGCCATGTCGATGGCTGCTGTGGCATTGCCACTGGTGGCTCGGACGAATGTCTATTGCTCGCATCTCTGTCCACATGGTGTGCTCCAGCAGTGGATGGCGGGTCATCGACACTGGCGTCCGAAATTACCAGCCAGGGTGGTTACGGTACTGAAACTGGTGATACCGGCTTTACTACTGGTGGCGTTGTGTGGATCGATGGGAGTGCTCTCGATCAGTCTGGTTGATCTGGAACCATTTGATGCTTATTCGTGGAGAGCCGCTGGCTGGATCACGACAGTATTGGCGATAGGAAGTCTGGTGATCTCGTGGTTCATTCCGATGGGATATTGCCGGTTTGGCTGCCCGACAGGAAGTTTGCTTGAGTATTTGCGTCGGAATGCCCGGAGTGGCCAGATTCAGCCGGGAGATTTTCTGGCGATGGCCTGCCTGATCATTGCGGGTGGCTTGATGCTATGGGATGTGGTGGGACCATGA